One Nocardioides luti DNA window includes the following coding sequences:
- a CDS encoding glutamate-cysteine ligase family protein has protein sequence MGEEVDAQEFSRADRTRHREKVRRCLDVFARMLREARFDTDDPMTGIEVELNLVDELGDPALKNAEALAAIADPDFQTELGQFNIEINVPPAKLREGGLTTFEDNLRRSLNDAESKSAEVGAHMVMIGILPTLDEGHMGLASLSANPRYRLLSEQILNARGEDITISITGTESLKTTADSIVPEAACTSTQFHVQTSPDQFADYWNASQAIAAVQLAVGTNSPYLLGKQLWQETRIPLFEQATDTRSEELKAQGVRPRVWFGERWITSVFDLFEENVRYFPALLPVTEEEDPLEVLEAGGTPQLAELRLHNGTVYRWNRPVYDVAGGVPHLRVENRLLAAGPTVADTMANAAFYFGLVRAVAESERPLWSQMSFSAAEENFHVAAQQGIDAQIYWPGVGQVRATELILRRLLPLAHQGLDAWGAAPEERDRLLGIIEQRCLTGVTGSEWFVRRMGKRSDLDRYDALRATLLEYIQGMHTNEPVHTWE, from the coding sequence ATGGGTGAAGAGGTAGACGCGCAGGAGTTCTCCCGGGCCGACCGGACCCGGCACCGGGAGAAGGTGCGGCGCTGCCTCGACGTCTTCGCCCGGATGCTGCGCGAGGCGCGCTTCGACACCGACGACCCGATGACCGGGATCGAGGTCGAGCTGAACCTCGTCGACGAGCTCGGCGACCCGGCCCTGAAGAACGCCGAGGCCCTGGCCGCGATCGCCGACCCCGACTTCCAGACCGAGCTCGGCCAGTTCAACATCGAGATCAACGTGCCGCCGGCCAAGCTCCGCGAGGGTGGGCTCACGACCTTCGAGGACAACCTGCGCCGCAGCCTCAACGACGCCGAGAGCAAGTCCGCCGAGGTGGGCGCGCACATGGTGATGATCGGCATCCTGCCGACGCTCGACGAGGGCCACATGGGGCTCGCGAGCCTCAGCGCCAACCCGCGCTACCGCCTGCTCAGCGAGCAGATCCTCAACGCCCGCGGCGAGGACATCACGATCTCGATCACCGGCACCGAGTCGCTCAAGACCACGGCCGACTCGATCGTGCCCGAGGCGGCCTGCACCAGCACGCAGTTCCACGTGCAGACCTCGCCGGACCAGTTCGCCGACTACTGGAACGCCTCCCAGGCGATCGCCGCCGTGCAGCTGGCCGTCGGCACCAACTCGCCGTACCTCCTCGGCAAGCAGCTGTGGCAGGAGACCCGGATCCCGCTCTTCGAGCAGGCCACCGACACCCGCAGCGAGGAGCTCAAGGCCCAGGGCGTCCGGCCCCGGGTCTGGTTCGGCGAGCGCTGGATCACCTCGGTCTTCGACCTCTTCGAGGAGAACGTCCGCTACTTCCCGGCGCTGCTGCCGGTCACCGAGGAGGAGGACCCGCTCGAGGTCCTCGAGGCCGGCGGCACCCCGCAGCTCGCCGAGCTGCGCCTGCACAACGGCACGGTCTACCGCTGGAACCGCCCCGTCTACGACGTCGCCGGGGGAGTGCCGCACCTTCGCGTCGAGAACCGCCTCCTGGCGGCCGGCCCCACGGTGGCCGACACGATGGCCAACGCGGCGTTCTACTTCGGCCTGGTGCGCGCGGTCGCCGAGAGCGAGCGCCCCCTGTGGTCGCAGATGTCCTTCAGCGCCGCGGAGGAGAACTTCCACGTCGCGGCCCAGCAGGGGATCGACGCGCAGATCTACTGGCCCGGGGTCGGCCAGGTGCGCGCCACCGAGCTGATCCTGCGCCGGCTGCTGCCCCTGGCCCACCAGGGCCTGGACGCCTGGGGCGCCGCGCCCGAGGAGCGGGACCGCCTGCTCGGCATCATCGAGCAGCGCTGCCTCACCGGCGTGACCGGCTCGGAGTGGTTCGTCCGCCGGATGGGCAAGCGGTCCGACCTCGACCGGTACGACGCCCTGCGCGCGACCCTGCTCGAGTACATCCAGGGCATGCACACGAACGAGCCGGTCCACACCTGGGAGTGA
- a CDS encoding DUF4192 domain-containing protein, which translates to MTPTTLTARTPEDLLAAVPVVLGFQPTDSLVMLTFGGPRPFHARVDLPPGPDEVTEVVEMLLGPAREHGVRHVVLVAYSADGPAASRAVGALRREARSSGIDVLDAFRAHDGRWFSLAPGGRLGVPAGGVPYDVSAHPFAAQAVLDGRVTHGSRDELAASLAPDPERAAAVAAAVAALPRWGRDDGTEQVWVAGTVRRLVRDATLPDDVEAARLLTAVRVPDVRDVAREQVDRADVRAHVELWTDLLRRAPDALAAAPAALLAFAAWLAGHGALAWCALDRCEAVTPDGADPPDPAGLVAALLQRAVPPREWEEGWGHLRPRSGRHST; encoded by the coding sequence ATGACACCCACCACGCTCACCGCCCGCACCCCCGAGGACCTCCTCGCCGCCGTCCCCGTCGTGCTCGGCTTCCAGCCGACCGACTCCCTCGTGATGCTCACCTTCGGCGGCCCGCGCCCGTTCCACGCCCGGGTGGACCTGCCGCCGGGTCCCGACGAGGTCACGGAGGTGGTGGAGATGCTGCTCGGCCCTGCGCGCGAGCACGGCGTGCGCCACGTCGTCCTCGTGGCCTACTCCGCGGACGGGCCGGCCGCGTCCCGCGCGGTGGGGGCGCTGCGCCGGGAGGCCCGGTCGTCGGGCATCGACGTCCTCGACGCCTTCCGGGCGCACGACGGCCGCTGGTTCTCCCTCGCCCCGGGCGGGCGACTGGGCGTGCCCGCCGGGGGAGTGCCGTACGACGTCAGCGCCCACCCCTTCGCCGCGCAGGCCGTCCTCGACGGGCGCGTCACGCACGGGTCGCGCGACGAGCTGGCGGCCTCCCTGGCGCCGGACCCCGAGCGGGCGGCGGCGGTCGCCGCGGCCGTGGCCGCCCTGCCCCGATGGGGGCGCGACGACGGCACCGAGCAGGTCTGGGTCGCCGGCACGGTCCGCCGCCTGGTCCGCGATGCGACGCTGCCCGACGACGTCGAGGCGGCGCGGCTGCTCACCGCCGTCCGGGTGCCGGACGTCCGCGACGTCGCCCGGGAGCAGGTGGACCGCGCCGACGTCCGGGCGCACGTCGAGCTCTGGACCGACCTGCTGCGCCGGGCGCCCGACGCGCTGGCCGCGGCACCGGCCGCACTGCTGGCCTTCGCGGCCTGGCTGGCCGGGCACGGCGCCCTCGCCTGGTGCGCCCTCGACCGGTGCGAGGCCGTCACGCCCGACGGTGCGGACCCACCGGACCCGGCCGGCCTCGTGGCCGCCCTGCTGCAGCGGGCGGTGCCGCCGCGGGAGTGGGAGGAGGGGTGGGGCCACCTCCGTCCCCGGAGCGGTCGTCACTCCACCTGA